In Rhodamnia argentea isolate NSW1041297 chromosome 1, ASM2092103v1, whole genome shotgun sequence, the genomic window GACCAGAGCACGTACCCGGACTATTACTTCCGGATCACGAACAGCGAGCACAAGACCGAGCTGAAGGAGAAGTTCCGGCGCATGTGTAAGCAAGCACCGCACATATACATATGCTCTTTGTTTTCAACCTTTGTGGTTCATGATCATGATTTGCTTCTACGTGAGATTGGTAAAGAGTCGCTGCTATTCTGCAATTCAACTATAGGAAGAAGAGTAGTATCGGGAAGAAGATTTTCGTATCATCTGGCGTTTGCATGAGCACAGAGCACTCTAATTCGCCAATTTCTATGTATAGGAGATGcgatttttatgtttcttttttgagTTGGATCGAGCGAGTTCTCGCTAATTAATGAGAGAAATTAACGAGGtaaatgggggaaaaaaaaaggtaaaacatATGTTATTAGCGAGGCAAATAATGAAAGTTTGCCTTCTTGAAGATCTTGTAATTAATGACTGAGGAATTTTTCAGGCGACAAGTCGATGATCAAGAAACGCTACATGCACCTGACTGAGGAGATCTTGAAGGAGAACCCTAACATCTGCGCGTACATGGCGCCCTCGTTGGACGCGAGGCAAGACATGGTGGTGGTCGAAGTCCCGAAGCTCGGCAAAGAGGCGGCGACAAAGGCCATCAAGGAGTGGGGCCAGCCCAAGTCCAAGATCACCCACCTGGTCTTCTGCACCACCAGCGGCGTCGACATGCCCGGCGCCGACTACCAGCTCACCAAGCTGCTGGGCCTCCGCCCTGCCGTCAAGCGGTACATGATGTACCAGCAGGGCTGCTTTGCCGGGGGCACGGTCCTCCGCCTCGCCAAGGACCTGGCCGAGAACAACAAGGGGGCCCGCGTCCTCGTCGTGTGCTCCGAGATTACGGCCGTCACTTTCCGAGGCCCCACCGACACCCACCTCGACAGCCTCGTCGGCCAGGCCCTGTTCGGGGACGGCGCGGCCGCGATCATCGTGGGGTCTGACCCGGTGCCCGGGGTCGAGAAGCCGATGTTCGAGCTCGTCTCGGCGGCCCAGACCATACTCCCGGACAGCGACGGGGCCATCGACGGGCACCTCCGCGAGGTCGGGCTCACGTTCCACCTCCTCAAGGACGTCCCCGGGCTCATCTCGAAGAACATCGAGAAGAGCCTGGTGGAGGCCTTCCAGCCGCTCGGCATCTCGGACTGGAACTCCCTCTTCTGGATCGCGCACCCGGGCGGGCCGGCCATCCTGGACCAGGTGGAGGAGAAGCTGGCCCTCAAGCCGGAGAAGCTGAGGGCGACACGCCACGTGCTGAGCGAGTACGGGAACATGTCGAGCGCCTGCGTGCTGTTCATCTTGGACGAGATGAGGAAGAAGTCGGCCGAGGAGGGGCTGAAGACCACCGGCGAGGGGCTCGAGTGGGGCGTGTTGTTCGGGTTCGGACCCGGGCTCACCGTCGAGACCGTGGTCCTCCATAGTCTCCCCGCCCGGGCTTAGCCAAAACTCGCTCTCCgcgatttcattttattttggtttgTCATCAATTTCcccgattttatttttttttatcattttcgttttttttttattttttttaatttactttaAGTCATTATGTGCGCATTTTGAGTGTCAAAAACAGGGGGTTGCAGCGGGGGGGACAAGGTGCTTCTGGGCTACATTGAAATAAAATGTGGTGGGGATTATTATGTGTACCAATGATTTCCCCAATAATATTTCATA contains:
- the LOC115754646 gene encoding chalcone synthase 2, with the translated sequence MVTVEEVRRSQRAEGPATVMAIGTATPPNCVDQSTYPDYYFRITNSEHKTELKEKFRRMCDKSMIKKRYMHLTEEILKENPNICAYMAPSLDARQDMVVVEVPKLGKEAATKAIKEWGQPKSKITHLVFCTTSGVDMPGADYQLTKLLGLRPAVKRYMMYQQGCFAGGTVLRLAKDLAENNKGARVLVVCSEITAVTFRGPTDTHLDSLVGQALFGDGAAAIIVGSDPVPGVEKPMFELVSAAQTILPDSDGAIDGHLREVGLTFHLLKDVPGLISKNIEKSLVEAFQPLGISDWNSLFWIAHPGGPAILDQVEEKLALKPEKLRATRHVLSEYGNMSSACVLFILDEMRKKSAEEGLKTTGEGLEWGVLFGFGPGLTVETVVLHSLPARA